One uncultured Tolumonas sp. genomic window carries:
- a CDS encoding Gfo/Idh/MocA family oxidoreductase translates to MKIGIVGSGNIVRTCLDAIAQIPSISCEAVVVRESSRAKGESLVKEFGINKLYTDYAAFLSDPTIDIVYIGITNNLHYEYTLAALNANKHVICEKPFTSNYAELLTLSALARKNNLFLFEAITTLYSPNVQFIQENISKLGDIKLVQCNYSQYSSRYSQYLAGTVLPAFDPAMSGGALYDINIYNLHFTCALFGAPLSVAYHANIGFNGIDTSGVLLLTYADFIAVCCGAKDSQSPSHATVQGTKGYLKLTSAPNTANSVECCFDNELSIVDNNKYENHMVYEFMNFETMLMQNDYTRCYKNLDHSLIVLNVLNEARKQAGIHFLSDNTCHITS, encoded by the coding sequence ATGAAAATTGGAATCGTAGGTTCAGGTAATATTGTCAGAACATGCCTTGACGCCATTGCTCAGATCCCATCGATATCGTGTGAAGCGGTAGTGGTGCGGGAAAGTAGCCGGGCCAAGGGAGAATCCTTAGTCAAAGAGTTCGGCATCAATAAGCTTTATACCGACTATGCTGCATTTCTGTCTGATCCAACTATTGATATTGTTTACATCGGGATCACTAATAACCTGCATTATGAATATACGCTGGCGGCCTTGAATGCCAATAAACATGTGATCTGTGAAAAGCCATTTACATCGAATTATGCAGAGTTGTTAACTTTGTCAGCGCTGGCAAGAAAGAATAATTTATTCTTATTTGAGGCAATCACAACTTTATATTCACCTAATGTTCAATTTATACAAGAAAATATCAGCAAGCTTGGTGATATAAAATTAGTGCAATGTAATTACTCTCAATATTCCAGTCGTTATTCGCAATATTTGGCGGGTACGGTATTGCCGGCGTTCGACCCTGCCATGTCTGGGGGGGCGCTTTATGATATCAATATCTATAATTTACATTTCACCTGTGCGTTGTTTGGTGCGCCACTTTCTGTAGCGTATCATGCCAATATAGGGTTTAACGGCATTGATACTTCTGGTGTGCTGCTGTTAACGTACGCTGATTTTATTGCCGTTTGTTGTGGTGCTAAAGATTCGCAAAGCCCTAGTCATGCAACAGTGCAAGGAACAAAAGGTTATTTAAAGCTGACCAGTGCACCGAATACGGCTAATTCGGTGGAATGTTGCTTTGATAATGAATTATCGATAGTGGATAACAATAAGTATGAAAATCATATGGTCTATGAGTTTATGAATTTCGAAACTATGCTCATGCAAAATGATTATACGCGTTGTTACAAAAACCTGGATCATTCTTTAATTGTTTTAAATGTATTGAATGAAGCCAGAAAACAAGCGGGTATTCATTTCCTTTCTGACAATACATGCCACATAACATCGTGA
- the mltB gene encoding lytic murein transglycosylase B: MRTLVPLLALIPLLSACSSHDGDTNQSSSQNNSNVTMTSPHSGNLSDGAALTGGDFARNENALRFIDYMVDKHHYDRSQLEYWISHAKRLDSVISLMDRQAPTPSSRPSGPTGAWLRYRKQFITPDNIKNGVAFWQQHATALDRAYQLYGVPPEIIVGIIGVETRWGRVLGKTRLLDALATLSFDYPRRSEYFSRELETFLLMARDEHVDAHELRGSFAGAMGYCQFMPSSYKSFAVDFNHDGHINLWDPEDAIGSVAHYFQANGWTPGDAIAIRGNGQALGLKYGFENRYPVQALTAAGLKPTKSLGTHTEASVLRLDVGTNYEYWYGLSNFYTITRYNKSVHYSMAVWQLGDAVKHAVEESNTSTRVASNY, from the coding sequence ATGCGCACTTTAGTTCCTTTATTAGCTCTGATCCCTCTGCTTTCTGCCTGCAGCAGTCATGATGGCGATACAAACCAATCGTCTTCTCAGAACAACAGCAACGTCACAATGACCAGCCCACATTCAGGCAATCTGTCTGATGGCGCAGCATTGACTGGCGGTGATTTTGCACGCAACGAAAATGCACTTCGTTTTATCGATTATATGGTGGACAAACACCATTATGATCGCAGCCAGCTCGAATACTGGATTAGCCATGCCAAACGTTTGGATTCCGTGATCAGTTTAATGGACCGTCAGGCACCAACACCCAGCTCGCGCCCATCTGGCCCAACCGGTGCCTGGCTGCGTTACCGCAAGCAATTCATTACACCGGATAATATCAAGAATGGTGTCGCGTTCTGGCAACAGCATGCAACCGCGCTTGATCGAGCCTATCAGTTATATGGCGTACCACCCGAAATCATCGTTGGTATCATTGGTGTAGAAACCCGCTGGGGCCGAGTGCTCGGAAAAACACGGCTGCTTGATGCCCTCGCTACCCTCTCCTTCGACTATCCTCGTCGTTCAGAATATTTCAGCCGTGAGCTGGAAACCTTCTTGCTGATGGCGCGTGATGAACATGTTGATGCCCATGAACTGCGGGGCTCTTTCGCGGGCGCTATGGGGTATTGCCAGTTCATGCCTTCGTCCTATAAATCGTTTGCCGTCGATTTCAACCACGACGGACATATCAATTTGTGGGATCCGGAAGATGCAATTGGCAGTGTAGCTCATTATTTTCAGGCAAACGGCTGGACACCGGGTGATGCGATTGCCATTCGTGGTAACGGTCAGGCCCTAGGTCTCAAATACGGATTTGAAAATCGCTATCCGGTGCAAGCTTTGACGGCCGCAGGTCTAAAACCAACCAAGAGCCTCGGTACGCATACCGAAGCCAGCGTATTACGTTTGGATGTGGGTACCAATTACGAATATTGGTACGGACTGTCTAATTTCTACACCATCACACGCTATAACAAGAGTGTGCACTACTCCATGGCCGTCTGGCAGCTGGGTGACGCAGTCAAACATGCCGTTGAAGAGTCAAACACATCAACTCGCGTAGCTAGTAATTACTGA
- the mqo gene encoding malate dehydrogenase (quinone): MASIHADVTLVGGGIMSATLAMLIHRLDPSLHICMVEQLPEIALESSGALNNAGTGHAGYCELNYTPHDKNGNVQIQRALEINAAFEVSLQFWSHLVNADSQNIQAKSFINRVPHLSAVWGENNIDYLKARYSLLKSHHLFAEMQWSEDNQTLLDWMPLMMNGRSAEPRLAATRVEHGADVNFGALTRTLVGYLQKNANFELLTNTKVIGLHRGHGAKKPWTISVKNRNTAAKQAIESPFVFLGAGGIALHLLQQSGIEEAAGYGGFPVSGQWLICQNQELIQQHHAKVYSLATVGAPPMSVPHLDTRIIDGKMSLLFGPYAGFTTKFLKHGSRLDLVKSVRPNNLKSLIGAGANNFDLTKYLVKEVFQNQSQRMQSLQAFIPNARTEDWTLAHAGKRVQIIKRCHHKWGKLEFGTEIVAAEDGSLAALLGASPGASVSVKTMLNVLERCFPQQMQSAAWQDKLKTMIPSYGRSLITDANLLANVRKQTLSTLNLAPK; encoded by the coding sequence ATGGCTTCAATTCATGCAGATGTTACGTTGGTTGGCGGTGGGATCATGAGTGCAACACTGGCGATGTTGATACACCGCCTGGACCCTTCATTGCATATCTGTATGGTTGAACAGCTCCCCGAAATTGCTCTTGAAAGTTCTGGCGCACTCAACAACGCCGGTACTGGCCACGCTGGCTATTGTGAACTGAATTACACCCCTCACGACAAAAATGGCAATGTACAAATTCAACGTGCATTAGAGATTAATGCTGCGTTTGAGGTTTCTTTGCAATTTTGGTCGCATTTAGTCAATGCCGACAGTCAGAATATTCAAGCTAAATCGTTCATTAATCGGGTTCCTCACCTCAGCGCAGTCTGGGGAGAAAATAATATCGATTACCTCAAAGCCAGATACTCATTACTGAAATCGCATCATCTGTTTGCAGAAATGCAGTGGAGTGAAGACAACCAAACTCTGCTTGATTGGATGCCGTTAATGATGAATGGCCGTTCGGCAGAGCCTCGTTTAGCGGCTACACGAGTTGAACATGGTGCCGATGTGAATTTTGGTGCATTAACTCGAACTTTAGTGGGTTATCTGCAGAAAAATGCCAATTTTGAATTATTAACTAATACTAAAGTTATTGGTTTACATCGTGGGCATGGTGCCAAAAAACCTTGGACGATCAGCGTCAAAAATCGAAACACAGCGGCTAAACAAGCGATCGAAAGCCCATTTGTATTCTTAGGTGCCGGCGGCATAGCTCTGCATCTGTTACAGCAATCAGGCATTGAGGAAGCGGCGGGTTATGGCGGGTTTCCAGTCAGCGGACAGTGGTTAATTTGCCAAAACCAAGAACTCATTCAACAACACCATGCCAAGGTTTATAGCCTAGCCACTGTTGGCGCACCACCAATGTCAGTCCCGCACTTAGATACCCGGATTATTGATGGCAAAATGAGTCTGTTATTCGGGCCGTATGCCGGGTTTACGACTAAATTTTTAAAACATGGTTCGCGCTTGGATTTGGTCAAATCAGTAAGACCCAATAATCTGAAAAGTTTGATTGGTGCTGGTGCTAACAATTTTGATTTAACCAAATATCTGGTGAAAGAGGTTTTTCAAAACCAAAGCCAGCGCATGCAATCATTGCAGGCGTTTATTCCCAACGCACGTACTGAAGATTGGACCTTAGCTCACGCAGGTAAGCGGGTACAAATTATCAAACGTTGCCATCACAAATGGGGAAAATTGGAATTTGGTACTGAGATTGTTGCAGCTGAAGATGGAAGCCTGGCAGCCCTGCTGGGTGCCTCTCCTGGTGCATCAGTGAGCGTTAAAACCATGTTAAATGTGCTTGAACGGTGCTTCCCGCAACAAATGCAATCTGCTGCCTGGCAAGACAAACTCAAGACGATGATTCCATCATATGGTCGTTCATTAATTACTGATGCCAATTTATTAGCCAACGTCAGAAAACAGACACTATCAACTCTGAATTTAGCGCCTAAATAG